From Rahnella aceris, a single genomic window includes:
- a CDS encoding rolling circle replication-associated protein: MRSHRITNPNHPTYPELESQLHRHVDNLFRRYSKLILLRIDFAYLSHLSEFTHQDVHGLCADMVQLETRLVDINGIAGYTWVAEYGTDHRYHAHCAIFINGQLRNKAWPIFLDIEKQWKSVTDNEGYAHRCTPRRHYRVRSEEMTEHDNEMGVDAMKYILSYMAKTEQKPDGVHSRFSSIPDRSRRGRPRKPN, from the coding sequence ATGAGATCACACCGCATTACAAACCCTAATCACCCGACTTACCCTGAACTGGAATCTCAGTTACACCGTCATGTTGATAATCTCTTCCGAAGATATTCAAAGCTTATTCTGCTGAGAATTGACTTTGCTTATCTGAGTCACTTATCTGAATTCACTCATCAGGATGTTCATGGTCTGTGTGCCGATATGGTTCAACTGGAAACCCGGCTAGTCGATATCAATGGCATTGCCGGTTATACCTGGGTGGCGGAATATGGAACTGACCATCGCTATCATGCTCACTGTGCAATATTTATCAATGGGCAGCTACGCAACAAAGCCTGGCCGATATTCCTTGATATAGAGAAACAGTGGAAGAGTGTCACTGACAATGAAGGATACGCCCATCGATGCACACCTCGGCGCCATTATAGAGTCAGGAGTGAAGAGATGACGGAACATGATAATGAAATGGGTGTGGATGCCATGAAATATATTCTCAGCTATATGGCAAAGACTGAGCAAAAGCCTGATGGCGTCCATAGCCGATTCAGCTCAATACCCGACAGGTCCCGGAGAGGGAGGCCAAGAAAGCCCAATTAA
- a CDS encoding GTPase family protein: MDEKSALNLLHSPLELLPSAVARGIIQRLDSVINYQPVIGIMGKTGAGKSSLCNALFQKPVSAVGHSRACTREPQRLHLQAGNRMVTLIDLPGVGESQEYDEEYRALYQSVLPELDLILWLIKADDRALSVDGEFWHNVLRPGTQHCDKVLVIVSQGDKTEPCREWNGALNTPSPSQLAHMQDKTDVIRRLFRAPSLPVVSVSADTGWQMQALVETMFNALPARSSSAVSSLVNPLYRTDTVLKKARQDFGDVLDETLSACVDEFPLPRAVTHVVRKVIDTVVSTARSIWNLFF; this comes from the coding sequence ATGGACGAAAAGTCTGCGCTTAATTTATTACATTCCCCCCTTGAACTCCTGCCCTCTGCTGTAGCACGGGGAATTATCCAGCGTCTGGACAGCGTCATTAATTACCAGCCTGTGATTGGTATTATGGGCAAAACGGGTGCAGGAAAATCCAGCCTCTGTAATGCCCTGTTTCAGAAGCCTGTATCGGCAGTTGGCCACTCCCGGGCCTGTACTCGTGAGCCCCAGCGTTTACACTTACAGGCAGGTAACCGCATGGTGACGCTTATTGACCTGCCTGGTGTGGGAGAAAGTCAGGAATATGATGAAGAATATCGCGCACTGTACCAGTCAGTGTTGCCTGAACTGGATTTGATACTCTGGCTGATTAAAGCAGATGACCGGGCGCTATCGGTCGATGGTGAGTTCTGGCATAACGTCTTACGGCCCGGTACACAGCATTGCGATAAGGTTCTGGTCATCGTTTCGCAAGGAGACAAAACAGAACCCTGTCGTGAATGGAATGGTGCGTTAAATACGCCTTCACCTTCTCAGTTAGCTCACATGCAGGATAAAACTGATGTGATCCGCCGCTTGTTCCGCGCCCCGTCACTCCCTGTCGTGTCAGTCTCAGCGGACACGGGTTGGCAAATGCAGGCGCTGGTCGAAACGATGTTCAACGCTCTTCCCGCCCGCTCCAGCAGTGCGGTCAGTTCCCTGGTCAATCCGCTTTACCGCACCGATACCGTATTAAAAAAAGCCCGTCAGGATTTCGGTGATGTGCTCGATGAAACGCTGAGCGCTTGCGTTGACGAGTTTCCGCTTCCACGCGCCGTCACCCATGTTGTCCGCAAAGTCATTGATACCGTTGTCAGCACTGCCCGTAGTATCTGGAATCTCTTCTTTTAA
- a CDS encoding DUF6088 family protein, producing the protein MTTKARIQTRLKRSKRYVFTRGDFKDLAGYEQIGRALRELVREGLLLKVGYGVYTKARKNIITGMLMPAAPGGSAAVVIEALELLKVDYCFVGATSAYNSGKSEQIPISLDVKVSPRFKRSFSVGNSQLNGRSKKAIR; encoded by the coding sequence ATGACCACAAAAGCTCGCATTCAGACACGACTGAAACGCTCAAAGCGTTATGTGTTTACTCGTGGTGATTTCAAAGATCTTGCTGGTTACGAACAGATTGGTAGGGCGTTACGCGAACTGGTGAGGGAAGGGCTACTGCTTAAAGTGGGCTATGGCGTCTACACTAAAGCACGAAAAAATATAATTACTGGCATGCTAATGCCTGCTGCTCCTGGAGGTTCCGCAGCGGTAGTGATAGAGGCATTGGAACTCTTGAAAGTGGATTACTGTTTCGTAGGAGCAACGAGTGCTTATAACAGTGGAAAATCTGAGCAGATTCCCATTTCACTGGACGTTAAAGTGTCGCCGCGCTTCAAGAGAAGTTTTTCGGTAGGGAATAGTCAATTAAACGGGCGCTCTAAAAAAGCTATCCGATGA
- a CDS encoding DUF4942 domain-containing protein has translation MSEIQVNNGSDVITGHTEIISSTSIERIVTGRNAALLQIEQLIQQLDDISTLTCSIGGKTARDWAMRQDFRCGCWLMENVKTAMSTITRNLDRSIWRDLMQKSGMISLMDAQARKQWDNNLEGDDIPEISEANILSTFEQLHHNKADVFERGIINVFKGLSWDYKTNSPCQFSKKIIINNLVDHNRWGFKLNWGWRRDQLADLERMLFLLDGKPIPENRHDVTVRLSEHINQQSTPEIFDDAYFSIRYFQKGSAHITFKRPDLIDRMNNIIAKHYPGMLAAG, from the coding sequence ATGTCTGAGATACAAGTCAATAACGGCTCCGACGTAATAACTGGTCATACCGAAATCATCAGCTCTACCAGTATTGAACGTATTGTGACAGGCCGCAATGCGGCACTGTTACAGATTGAACAACTCATTCAGCAACTTGACGACATCTCGACACTGACCTGCAGTATCGGTGGCAAAACTGCCCGTGACTGGGCGATGCGTCAGGATTTTCGTTGTGGATGTTGGCTTATGGAAAACGTGAAAACTGCAATGAGTACGATAACCCGTAATCTTGATCGCAGCATCTGGCGTGACCTGATGCAAAAATCAGGGATGATTTCGTTGATGGACGCGCAGGCGCGTAAGCAGTGGGATAACAATCTTGAGGGTGACGATATTCCTGAGATCAGCGAAGCCAACATTCTTAGCACCTTTGAGCAATTGCATCACAATAAAGCAGATGTGTTTGAACGTGGCATCATCAATGTGTTCAAAGGCTTGTCATGGGATTATAAAACCAACAGCCCATGTCAATTCAGCAAAAAAATTATCATCAATAACCTGGTGGATCATAATCGCTGGGGCTTTAAGCTCAACTGGGGATGGCGTAGGGATCAACTGGCTGACCTTGAACGCATGTTGTTTCTGCTGGATGGAAAACCCATTCCGGAAAATCGCCACGATGTGACGGTCAGACTGAGTGAGCACATTAACCAGCAAAGTACCCCGGAGATTTTCGACGATGCGTATTTTTCAATCCGTTATTTTCAGAAGGGAAGTGCGCACATCACATTCAAGCGCCCGGATCTGATTGACCGAATGAATAACATCATCGCTAAACACTATCCGGGGATGCTAGCTGCAGGATAA
- the radC gene encoding RadC family protein, translating to MSELTLVSTLPTSEQRLIRRALRLLEKYQRQPGEAFTSTVFTKTWLQLQMANLEREVFIVMYLDNQHCLLEKETLFAGTLSHTEVHAREVVKSALRHNAAAVIIAHNHPSGTTDISQADRAVTKRIAEALALVEVRLLDHLVTGGSDVVSFAERGWL from the coding sequence ATGTCTGAACTGACTTTAGTGTCGACTCTGCCGACCAGTGAACAACGCCTTATTCGCCGAGCCCTGCGCCTGTTGGAGAAATACCAGCGTCAGCCAGGCGAAGCATTCACCTCCACTGTCTTTACCAAAACCTGGTTGCAGCTACAGATGGCGAATCTCGAGCGGGAGGTGTTTATCGTGATGTATCTCGATAACCAGCATTGCCTGCTGGAGAAGGAAACGCTTTTTGCGGGCACGCTCAGCCATACCGAAGTCCATGCCCGCGAGGTGGTGAAGTCGGCTCTGCGTCACAACGCGGCGGCAGTCATCATTGCCCATAACCATCCATCCGGGACCACCGACATCAGTCAGGCCGACCGGGCTGTAACAAAGCGAATAGCGGAGGCGCTGGCCCTGGTGGAAGTGCGGTTGCTCGACCACCTCGTGACAGGAGGCAGCGATGTGGTGTCATTTGCCGAACGAGGATGGTTGTGA
- a CDS encoding porin, which translates to MSNLKASILIGGVVLSALSASAQAEITVLDKNPQSNALLAPLSLQVGGSIRPEWIFNNGPEPGYYKNGHDGGTRFRFRGDYKLTQDTSVIAYYELGVDMANLLGMNDHYPEGGQRDTQRQLYAGFKDDRYGTLTYGHQYGIYYSVVGIKSDVWDNDGHAGGTGIGINGSYDGANKPKSSLKYTNDFGPVTLYANYLLPEDEIQAGENQHYRRNNGGGLGFDYKLTKDLVWSAAYSLTDATVKDNQYNEKDYHQQLSGTALTWQPNNWYIVGTGSYYKDFVPSTRENPVDHYFAGSGYGVEGFVGYTFNIDKPFLKSIQPYLAADSLQLKGGEEYHANHVYLGAGTTIGYGLSVYVERTLAHTTDDEADATWVTVFYDF; encoded by the coding sequence ATGAGCAATTTAAAAGCGTCAATCTTAATTGGCGGCGTCGTGCTGTCGGCATTATCTGCCAGCGCCCAGGCCGAGATTACTGTTTTAGATAAAAATCCTCAGAGTAATGCTTTGCTGGCGCCATTAAGTTTACAGGTAGGCGGGAGCATCCGCCCTGAGTGGATTTTCAATAACGGCCCGGAGCCGGGTTATTATAAAAATGGTCACGATGGCGGCACCCGTTTCCGCTTCCGTGGTGATTATAAACTGACGCAAGACACCTCCGTCATCGCTTACTACGAGCTGGGTGTGGACATGGCGAACCTTCTGGGTATGAATGATCATTATCCGGAAGGCGGTCAGCGTGATACTCAGCGTCAGTTATATGCGGGCTTTAAAGACGATCGTTACGGGACATTAACCTACGGCCACCAGTACGGTATTTATTATTCCGTTGTCGGGATTAAAAGTGACGTCTGGGATAACGATGGCCATGCGGGCGGTACGGGTATTGGTATTAACGGCAGTTACGATGGCGCGAATAAGCCGAAAAGTAGTCTGAAATATACCAACGACTTTGGCCCTGTGACGTTATATGCCAACTATTTATTGCCGGAAGATGAAATTCAGGCGGGCGAGAATCAGCATTATCGCCGCAATAATGGTGGCGGTTTAGGGTTCGATTATAAACTCACCAAAGATTTAGTCTGGAGTGCGGCTTATAGCCTGACTGATGCCACGGTTAAAGATAATCAATATAACGAAAAAGATTATCATCAACAGTTATCTGGTACGGCTTTAACCTGGCAGCCAAATAACTGGTACATCGTCGGGACCGGCAGCTATTACAAAGATTTCGTGCCGAGCACCCGTGAAAATCCTGTCGATCATTACTTCGCAGGCAGCGGTTACGGTGTGGAAGGTTTCGTCGGTTATACCTTTAATATCGACAAGCCGTTCCTGAAATCGATCCAGCCATACCTTGCAGCCGATTCCCTGCAACTGAAAGGCGGCGAAGAATATCACGCGAACCACGTTTATCTGGGCGCGGGTACCACCATCGGTTACGGTTTGTCTGTTTACGTGGAGCGCACATTAGCGCACACCACAGACGACGAAGCGGACGCCACCTGGGTTACCGTTTTCTACGATTTCTAA
- the alsS gene encoding acetolactate synthase AlsS yields the protein MKNSDSQSEWKCGADLVVAQLEAQGVKHVFGIPGAKIDRVFDSLVDSRIKTIPVRHEANAAFMAGAVGRLTGKAGVALVTSGPGCSNLITGVATATSEGDPLVALGGAVKRADHVKQVHQTMDTVAMFRPVTKYSAEVTSSSALAEVLANGFRAAEFGRPGAAFISLPMDIVNEPASGKLLTSQPPVLGSAPHDAILQVAQLLKQAKNPVLLLGLMASQPRNAEAIRRLLHKSDLPVTSTYQAAGVIDQASFHRFAGRVGLFNNQAGDRLLRNADLVITIGYSPVEYEPVQWSNGSAELVHIDVMPAETDSDYLPDVELVGDIADTLDLLTEQIPQRIDLSASAIAILEDRRQQRELLAQKGRSLNQFAIHPLRLVRAMQDIVNSDVTLCVDMGSFHIWIARYLYSFRARQVLISNGQQTMGVALPWAIGAALVDPSRKVVSVSGDGGFMQSSMELETAVRLGVNLLHIIWVDEAYNMVAIQEEKKYHRTSGIQFGPIDFKAYADAFGAKGFAVTSAETLESTLRAAMDVQGPAVVAVPVDYSDNALLMGQLEMGRIF from the coding sequence ATGAAAAATTCAGACAGCCAAAGCGAATGGAAATGCGGTGCGGATCTGGTCGTCGCGCAGCTTGAAGCACAGGGTGTCAAACACGTGTTCGGCATTCCCGGCGCAAAAATCGATCGTGTTTTCGATTCGCTGGTCGATTCCCGCATCAAAACCATTCCGGTTCGTCACGAAGCCAACGCCGCCTTTATGGCCGGTGCCGTCGGCCGCCTGACCGGGAAAGCGGGCGTCGCGCTGGTCACCTCCGGCCCCGGTTGTTCGAACCTGATCACCGGCGTTGCCACCGCGACCTCCGAAGGCGATCCGCTGGTGGCTTTAGGGGGCGCGGTGAAACGCGCCGACCACGTTAAACAGGTGCACCAGACCATGGACACCGTCGCGATGTTCCGCCCGGTCACCAAGTATTCCGCCGAAGTCACCTCGTCTTCCGCGCTGGCCGAAGTGCTGGCGAATGGTTTTCGCGCCGCCGAGTTCGGGCGTCCGGGTGCAGCGTTTATCAGCCTGCCGATGGATATCGTCAATGAACCGGCCAGCGGCAAACTCCTGACATCGCAACCGCCGGTACTGGGCAGCGCGCCACATGACGCGATATTGCAGGTCGCGCAATTACTGAAACAGGCCAAAAATCCGGTCCTGCTGCTCGGCCTGATGGCCAGCCAGCCGCGCAATGCCGAGGCGATCCGTCGTCTGCTGCATAAAAGCGATCTGCCGGTCACCAGCACCTATCAGGCGGCAGGCGTTATCGATCAGGCTTCGTTCCATCGCTTCGCCGGTCGCGTCGGTCTGTTCAACAATCAGGCCGGTGACCGCCTGCTGCGTAACGCAGATCTGGTCATCACCATCGGTTACAGCCCGGTCGAGTATGAACCGGTGCAATGGAGCAACGGCAGCGCCGAACTGGTTCACATCGACGTGATGCCCGCCGAAACCGACAGCGACTATCTGCCGGACGTCGAACTGGTGGGCGATATCGCCGACACACTGGATCTGCTGACAGAACAGATCCCGCAGCGCATCGATCTCAGTGCTTCTGCTATTGCTATCCTCGAAGATCGCCGTCAGCAGCGCGAACTGCTGGCCCAGAAAGGCCGCAGCCTGAATCAGTTTGCCATCCACCCGCTGCGTCTGGTGCGCGCGATGCAGGACATCGTTAACAGCGACGTCACCCTGTGCGTTGATATGGGCAGTTTTCACATCTGGATCGCCCGTTACCTTTACAGCTTCCGTGCGCGTCAGGTGCTGATTTCCAACGGCCAACAAACCATGGGTGTCGCGCTGCCGTGGGCGATTGGCGCTGCGCTGGTCGATCCCAGCCGCAAAGTGGTTTCCGTATCCGGCGACGGCGGCTTTATGCAATCAAGCATGGAACTGGAAACCGCCGTACGCCTCGGCGTCAACCTGCTGCACATCATCTGGGTCGATGAGGCCTACAACATGGTGGCGATTCAGGAAGAGAAAAAATACCATCGCACCTCCGGCATCCAGTTCGGCCCGATTGATTTCAAAGCCTACGCCGACGCCTTCGGCGCCAAAGGTTTTGCCGTCACCTCCGCCGAAACGCTGGAAAGCACCCTGCGCGCCGCCATGGACGTACAAGGCCCCGCCGTCGTCGCCGTCCCGGTGGATTACAGCGATAACGCGCTGCTGATGGGGCAACTGGAGATGGGGCGGATTTTTTAG
- a CDS encoding HNH endonuclease — protein MMDEEMCVVLAESDDSKWDDKTGERYHFPKQYQKSLSPGMRFVYYKGRLKAEHKEYSSQRLSDAPHYFGIGRIREIKPDEAGHLYAVLTDFQPFEQAVLAKNDGVYYEEIPDQQKTNYWRFSVRPISGEVFADIAVASALTESRFIMDDIKSEEIRIEDEADEESLVSYEEGKKTSKFVTKYERNPKLKKLAKSIHGTTCFACGFNFGDFYGEYATDFIHIHHVVPVSEFGKSKIVNPKTDLVPVCANCHGIIHRKKDRTLSIDELKAMIAASKKTP, from the coding sequence ATGATGGACGAAGAGATGTGTGTCGTTCTTGCGGAGAGTGATGACTCCAAATGGGATGACAAAACGGGAGAGCGATATCATTTTCCTAAGCAGTATCAAAAGTCACTCAGCCCTGGAATGCGTTTTGTGTATTACAAAGGGAGGCTAAAGGCAGAGCATAAAGAGTATTCGTCACAGCGTTTGTCTGATGCCCCGCACTATTTTGGTATCGGACGCATACGCGAGATCAAACCGGATGAAGCCGGTCATCTATATGCAGTATTGACGGATTTCCAGCCGTTTGAACAGGCTGTGTTAGCTAAAAATGACGGTGTCTATTACGAAGAAATTCCAGACCAACAAAAAACCAATTATTGGCGTTTTAGTGTTCGTCCCATATCAGGAGAGGTTTTTGCCGATATTGCTGTTGCGTCTGCGCTAACGGAATCACGCTTTATTATGGATGACATTAAAAGCGAGGAAATCCGTATAGAAGATGAAGCCGATGAAGAGTCTCTGGTTTCATATGAGGAAGGGAAGAAAACTTCTAAGTTCGTTACAAAGTATGAAAGAAACCCAAAACTGAAGAAGTTGGCAAAAAGCATACATGGCACTACCTGTTTCGCTTGTGGCTTCAACTTTGGTGATTTCTACGGAGAATATGCGACCGACTTTATCCATATTCATCACGTTGTGCCTGTTTCCGAATTTGGTAAATCGAAGATCGTAAATCCAAAAACCGATCTTGTTCCCGTTTGCGCCAATTGTCACGGGATCATTCATCGCAAAAAAGACCGTACGCTCTCGATTGATGAGCTAAAAGCTATGATAGCTGCGAGTAAAAAAACGCCCTGA
- a CDS encoding DUF987 domain-containing protein, which translates to MKIISKREAMAIQRQHPGSRLFRYCTGRYQWHGSVSHYIGQEVQDITGVLAVFPERRQDRSGPYVVIRSITLN; encoded by the coding sequence ATGAAAATAATCAGTAAGCGGGAAGCCATGGCGATACAACGGCAGCATCCAGGTTCACGTCTGTTTCGCTACTGCACGGGGAGGTATCAATGGCATGGCAGTGTTAGTCATTACATCGGCCAGGAAGTGCAGGACATCACAGGTGTATTGGCAGTTTTTCCTGAGCGTCGTCAGGACCGCTCCGGGCCGTATGTCGTCATTCGCAGCATTACCCTCAATTAA
- a CDS encoding alpha/beta hydrolase, with product MALEPAIAGLVNDFIAAGRPSSRSQTFAQRRAGYIASTVLAGDIEPRAEVEDMVIDGISLRIFSPLNAEGALPAVIYYHGGCFVSGGFATHDNQLRQLAFYSGSRVIAVQYRLAPEHTYPAAHDDAELAANFIWQNAERLGIELGRITLMGDSAGGHLALITALRLRNTGQWLPHLLVLIYPMLDATAASDSHKRNGDDYVLTSDTLLSGFEAYYPQTDFMHPEVSPLWRDDFSGLPPVHIITAEYDPLCDEGEALFSRLTEQGVNCTAQRYLGVIHGFFQLGGISQTARNVMQDIAARVSSSDTP from the coding sequence ATGGCACTGGAACCCGCAATCGCCGGGCTTGTTAATGACTTCATCGCTGCAGGTCGCCCGTCGTCGCGCAGTCAGACTTTTGCACAGCGCCGCGCCGGATATATCGCCAGCACAGTTTTAGCGGGTGATATTGAGCCACGTGCAGAGGTTGAGGATATGGTTATCGACGGCATCTCGTTACGCATCTTCTCTCCGCTGAATGCAGAAGGCGCACTGCCTGCCGTTATCTATTATCACGGTGGTTGTTTTGTCAGTGGCGGTTTCGCAACGCATGATAATCAACTCCGTCAGCTTGCTTTTTACAGCGGCAGTCGGGTGATTGCGGTGCAATATCGCTTAGCGCCTGAACACACCTACCCCGCCGCGCATGACGACGCAGAACTGGCGGCAAATTTTATCTGGCAGAATGCTGAAAGGCTTGGCATAGAGCTTGGCCGGATAACGCTGATGGGCGACAGCGCAGGCGGACATCTGGCTCTGATCACCGCGCTGCGCCTGCGAAATACCGGGCAGTGGCTGCCGCATCTGCTGGTACTGATTTACCCGATGCTGGACGCGACGGCAGCATCTGACAGCCACAAGCGCAATGGCGATGATTACGTGCTGACCAGCGACACGCTGCTCAGCGGGTTCGAAGCTTATTATCCGCAAACGGATTTCATGCATCCAGAAGTCAGCCCGTTATGGCGTGATGATTTTTCTGGGTTGCCGCCGGTTCACATCATCACGGCGGAATACGATCCGCTATGCGATGAAGGTGAAGCGCTGTTCTCCCGGCTGACAGAGCAGGGCGTGAATTGCACCGCACAGCGCTATCTGGGGGTGATCCACGGTTTTTTCCAACTCGGTGGAATCAGCCAGACAGCGCGTAATGTGATGCAGGATATCGCCGCGCGTGTCAGTTCATCGGATACACCGTAA
- a CDS encoding type IV toxin-antitoxin system YeeU family antitoxin, with protein sequence MKSVASASTSPEDNPSLQWGLNREVTPSFGARLVQEGNRLHFLADRAGFNGAFSEDEALRIDQAFPLMLKQLELKLLSGELKPRCQHCVTLHHNGLICEADSLGSHGYIYLTIYPASQE encoded by the coding sequence ATGAAATCAGTCGCCTCAGCCAGTACATCACCGGAGGACAACCCGAGCCTGCAATGGGGATTAAACCGTGAAGTTACTCCCAGCTTTGGTGCGCGTCTGGTGCAGGAAGGCAACCGTTTGCACTTTCTGGCTGACCGTGCGGGTTTTAACGGTGCATTCAGTGAGGATGAGGCGCTGCGAATTGACCAGGCGTTTCCGCTGATGCTCAAACAGCTTGAACTCAAGTTGCTCTCGGGTGAACTCAAGCCTCGCTGTCAGCATTGCGTTACGTTGCACCACAATGGCCTGATCTGCGAAGCCGATTCATTGGGCAGTCATGGCTATATCTATCTCACTATTTACCCGGCAAGCCAGGAATAA
- a CDS encoding TA system toxin CbtA family protein gives MQTLPLTPQRAVSSCPSPVEIWQQLLTHLLEQHYGLTVSDTPFSNETIIREHIDAGISLSDAVNFLVEKYELVRTDQPGFTLMEQSPFITPIDILRARQATGLMKRSGYKAVSGITRGRARRQEQNH, from the coding sequence ATGCAAACTTTACCTTTAACCCCGCAACGGGCGGTTTCGTCCTGCCCGTCACCTGTCGAAATATGGCAACAGCTGCTGACGCATCTGCTCGAGCAACACTATGGACTCACAGTCAGTGATACCCCGTTCAGTAATGAAACCATCATCCGTGAGCATATTGACGCCGGAATATCTCTCAGCGATGCGGTGAACTTCCTGGTGGAGAAATATGAACTGGTGCGAACTGACCAGCCTGGTTTCACCTTAATGGAGCAGTCACCGTTTATCACCCCAATCGATATTCTCCGCGCCAGGCAAGCCACCGGTCTGATGAAACGCAGTGGTTATAAAGCAGTGAGTGGCATTACCCGTGGCAGAGCCCGCCGACAGGAGCAAAACCATTGA
- a CDS encoding DUF5983 family protein yields MKISMNVEVDGINVLALNMGKIAVDVDGVEIDELINIINNNGYTLSIASTSGEIIIEDPLPITARANGIQCSTAHITDEDNALLHTLSQQYHVHGDAEWVHHTGSGYLIRLDAWAFPVLHLKRRGLSKVCRRLIVTLVRRYGISTIHFDSFGDTLPGFTTFDW; encoded by the coding sequence TTGAAAATCTCGATGAATGTTGAAGTTGATGGGATTAACGTCCTCGCGCTCAACATGGGCAAAATCGCCGTAGATGTGGACGGTGTTGAAATCGATGAGCTGATTAATATCATCAACAACAACGGCTACACACTTAGCATTGCCAGTACATCAGGCGAAATTATTATTGAAGATCCTCTGCCAATTACCGCCAGAGCTAACGGCATTCAGTGCAGTACGGCGCATATCACAGATGAAGATAATGCGTTGCTGCATACACTTTCCCAGCAATATCATGTTCATGGCGACGCAGAATGGGTCCATCACACGGGGTCTGGCTACCTGATCCGCCTCGATGCCTGGGCATTCCCGGTACTGCACCTGAAACGCCGTGGGCTGTCTAAAGTCTGTCGTCGACTGATTGTGACGCTGGTGCGCCGCTACGGCATCAGCACCATTCACTTTGACTCCTTTGGCGACACTCTCCCCGGCTTTACCACCTTCGACTGGTAG